One segment of Ktedonobacteraceae bacterium DNA contains the following:
- the secE gene encoding preprotein translocase subunit SecE, with protein MANKMADKKKNASQGGTVPASARSTEKEQSKDTRAVAREREDKEQSKSSRAAAREERKVRETKTVRSASPSKQSPASTRFRNNRIVRFVREAYYELRYKVTWPTFEEARNMTFVVIVLSAAVGLLLGLADLGLFQLFKLITGG; from the coding sequence AGGAACAGTTCCCGCATCAGCGCGCAGCACAGAGAAAGAACAGAGCAAAGATACCAGAGCCGTAGCTCGTGAACGTGAAGACAAGGAACAGAGTAAAAGCTCCAGGGCAGCGGCCCGCGAAGAGCGCAAAGTGCGGGAAACGAAAACCGTGCGCAGTGCAAGTCCGAGCAAGCAGTCACCGGCCTCAACACGTTTTCGCAATAATCGTATTGTGCGTTTTGTACGTGAGGCTTACTACGAGCTACGCTATAAGGTCACCTGGCCTACTTTTGAAGAGGCCAGGAATATGACGTTTGTGGTAATTGTGCTGTCTGCCGCGGTCGGGCTTCTCCTGGGCTTAGCGGACCTGGGGCTTTTTCAACTCTTCAAGTTGATTACTGGCGGCTAG
- the nusG gene encoding transcription termination/antitermination protein NusG — protein MHTYSGYENKVKSHLEARIASMDMRNKIFRVIVPMEEEVEIKQGQRRTVQRKVFPGYVLVEMIMSDEAWYVVRNTPGVTSFVGSGTRPVPLQEHEIKSILKQVTKETEKPKAKISFAKGQSVRVIDGPFTEFIGTVSDINMDRNKVTVLVSFFGRETPVVLDFLQVEKI, from the coding sequence ATCCATACCTACTCGGGGTATGAGAATAAGGTGAAGAGCCACCTCGAAGCGCGCATCGCGTCGATGGATATGCGCAACAAAATCTTCCGCGTCATTGTGCCAATGGAGGAAGAGGTGGAGATCAAGCAGGGCCAGCGGCGAACTGTGCAGCGCAAGGTCTTCCCCGGCTATGTGCTGGTAGAGATGATCATGAGCGACGAAGCCTGGTATGTCGTGCGTAACACACCCGGTGTCACGAGTTTCGTTGGTTCTGGCACGCGCCCGGTCCCGCTTCAAGAGCATGAGATCAAGTCCATTCTGAAGCAGGTGACGAAGGAGACGGAGAAACCCAAGGCGAAGATCAGTTTCGCTAAAGGCCAGAGCGTGCGTGTCATTGATGGACCATTCACCGAATTTATTGGCACGGTCAGTGATATAAACATGGACCGCAATAAGGTGACTGTGCTGGTTTCGTTTTTTGGTCGTGAAACTCCGGTCGTTCTGGATTTTCTGCAGGTTGAGAAAATCTAA
- the rplK gene encoding 50S ribosomal protein L11 has protein sequence MAKRVKAVVKLQIPAGKANPAPPIGTALGPQGVNIMAFCKEYNERTAGQVGMIIPAEITIYEDRSFTFITKTPPVTDLLKKAVGVEKGSATPNKAKVGTINRTQLREIAELKMKDLNVIDIEGAERMIEGTARSMGITVE, from the coding sequence ATGGCAAAACGTGTGAAAGCTGTAGTGAAGCTACAGATTCCGGCGGGAAAGGCCAATCCAGCGCCCCCCATCGGTACCGCGCTTGGTCCCCAGGGCGTCAACATCATGGCGTTCTGCAAGGAGTACAACGAGCGTACCGCCGGGCAGGTAGGCATGATTATTCCTGCCGAAATTACAATTTATGAAGATCGCTCATTTACATTTATTACCAAGACACCACCGGTGACCGATCTGTTAAAGAAGGCGGTCGGTGTCGAAAAAGGGTCTGCCACCCCCAATAAAGCAAAAGTTGGTACGATTAATCGCACGCAATTGCGCGAGATCGCTGAATTGAAGATGAAAGACCTCAATGTAATCGACATTGAGGGCGCCGAGCGCATGATTGAAGGAACGGCGCGCAGTATGGGCATTACGGTTGAGTAA
- the rplA gene encoding 50S ribosomal protein L1 encodes MAKHGKKYREVEKLVDREKLYQPEEAVSLLKRINYVKFDPTVEVHMKLGVDPRHADQMVRGTAMLPAGTGKDVKVLVFAQGEKAAEAEAAGADFVGLDDLIKRIEEDWFGFDVAIATPDVMGKVGRLGKKLGPRGLMPSPKAGTITFDIARTVRDVKAGRVEFRVDKTALLHIPAGKLSFSEDALMANLASVVDAVVRARPTGAKGTYVKSVVLSSTMSPSVRLDVPAALALKPS; translated from the coding sequence ATGGCAAAGCACGGAAAAAAGTACCGCGAGGTAGAGAAGCTCGTTGATAGGGAGAAACTCTACCAACCTGAAGAAGCTGTTTCACTGCTCAAGCGCATAAACTATGTAAAGTTTGATCCGACCGTCGAGGTTCACATGAAGCTCGGCGTCGATCCGCGTCACGCGGACCAGATGGTGCGTGGCACGGCAATGTTACCTGCCGGTACCGGAAAAGATGTGAAGGTCCTGGTCTTCGCGCAGGGCGAGAAAGCCGCCGAGGCGGAAGCTGCCGGCGCGGATTTTGTAGGCCTGGATGACCTGATCAAGCGGATTGAAGAAGACTGGTTCGGTTTTGATGTGGCGATTGCGACCCCCGACGTGATGGGCAAGGTTGGTCGCCTCGGTAAGAAGCTCGGCCCGCGCGGTTTGATGCCCAGCCCAAAAGCCGGTACCATCACATTTGATATCGCCAGGACGGTGCGCGATGTAAAAGCTGGCCGCGTAGAATTTCGCGTCGATAAGACGGCCCTGCTGCATATCCCTGCTGGCAAGCTCTCGTTCAGCGAGGATGCGCTGATGGCGAACCTGGCATCGGTTGTGGACGCGGTTGTACGCGCCAGGCCGACCGGGGCCAAGGGAACCTACGTCAAAAGCGTAGTATTATCATCGACAATGTCGCCCAGCGTCCGGCTGGATGTTCCGGCGGCGCTCGCTTTGAAACCATCCTGA
- the rplJ gene encoding 50S ribosomal protein L10 — translation MPTQAKAEKIDELAEKLSRAAVAILVQTQGLNVKDMNDLRSKMRAAKIEFQIAKNTLLRIATERNNMVNVDKSIFNGQTAVAFGYDDEVAAAKAVADYIRGSRIAQLKSAILGGRTLTAEQVENLARMPGGKNNAKAQVVGVIQGPMATAYSLFSAPLRDLCYVIQARADQLNAGETAQAE, via the coding sequence ATGCCTACACAGGCGAAAGCAGAGAAGATTGATGAATTGGCCGAAAAATTGAGCCGTGCGGCAGTGGCAATACTGGTGCAGACCCAGGGCCTGAACGTCAAGGACATGAATGACCTGCGCAGTAAAATGCGCGCTGCGAAAATCGAATTCCAGATTGCCAAGAATACGCTCCTGCGAATTGCTACCGAGCGCAACAATATGGTCAATGTGGACAAGAGTATCTTTAACGGTCAAACTGCCGTGGCTTTTGGCTATGATGACGAGGTAGCGGCGGCTAAAGCGGTAGCAGACTACATCCGCGGCTCCAGAATAGCACAACTCAAATCGGCTATTCTTGGCGGACGCACATTGACGGCCGAGCAGGTCGAAAACCTGGCCAGGATGCCGGGTGGGAAAAATAACGCGAAGGCCCAGGTCGTCGGGGTCATTCAAGGCCCTATGGCCACAGCGTATAGTCTATTCAGCGCGCCACTGCGCGATTTGTGTTATGTAATTCAGGCACGTGCCGATCAGCTGAATGCAGGCGAAACGGCCCAGGCCGAGTAA
- the rplL gene encoding 50S ribosomal protein L7/L12, producing the protein MSVDNIIAEIEQLNVLELVQLTKTLQEKWGVSAAPVAAAAAAPVAAAEAAPAAAPVEEKTEFDAILTDVGPNKINVIKVVRELTGLGLKEAKAVVDEAPKAIKEGVSKEEAEKIAQKMEEVGAKVTIK; encoded by the coding sequence ATGTCTGTCGATAACATTATTGCCGAAATTGAGCAGTTGAACGTTCTCGAACTGGTCCAACTGACCAAAACGTTACAAGAAAAGTGGGGCGTCAGCGCCGCGCCTGTAGCCGCCGCTGCTGCCGCGCCCGTGGCCGCCGCCGAAGCCGCGCCTGCCGCAGCTCCGGTTGAAGAAAAGACCGAATTCGACGCCATCCTCACAGATGTCGGTCCGAACAAAATCAACGTCATTAAAGTTGTGCGCGAATTGACCGGCCTGGGCCTGAAAGAGGCGAAGGCTGTCGTCGACGAAGCGCCCAAGGCCATCAAAGAGGGCGTCTCCAAGGAAGAGGCCGAGAAGATCGCCCAGAAGATGGAAGAGGTCGGCGCAAAGGTCACTATCAAGTAG
- the rpsO gene encoding 30S ribosomal protein S15 — translation MSLTTEEKAEIITNSRVHESDTGSPEVQVSILTRRINQLTEHLKVHKHDLHSRRGLMMMVGQRRRLLAYLSRKSPERYRALIAKLGLRH, via the coding sequence GTGTCGTTAACGACTGAAGAAAAGGCGGAAATCATCACGAATTCCCGCGTTCACGAATCTGATACAGGTTCACCCGAGGTGCAAGTGTCGATCCTGACCCGGCGCATCAATCAGTTGACCGAACACCTCAAAGTTCACAAACATGACCTGCATTCGCGCCGCGGTCTGATGATGATGGTTGGCCAGCGTCGCAGGCTTCTGGCTTATCTAAGCAGGAAAAGCCCGGAACGCTATCGCGCGCTCATCGCAAAACTTGGATTGCGCCACTAG
- a CDS encoding polyribonucleotide nucleotidyltransferase produces the protein MIHRQEAVIGGRVMSIETGRVAEQANGAVLVRYGDTVILATAVGSNEPREGIDFFPLTVDVEERMYAAGKIPGGFIKREGRASEHAILACRLADRPLRPLFPKGYRNDVQIVITVLSADQENDPDIMGIVGASAALSVSDIPFAGPVGAVRVGYIDDHLVINPLESQMEQSRLDLAIAGTADAVMMVEAGAKELPEDLMLEAVRFGQEALQDIIKMQEKLMQAVNVAKRPFEAPPVDEALQVKVAEFVRPRFDEAVNNANKTARSAALNIVQDELIATLGAEYPDRLKDIIAFYEKELKAYVRNNILDHGVRPDGRDLKTIRPISCEVGLLPRTHGSAIFTRGQTQVLSVVTLGSPGEEQVLDGLGLGESKRFMHHYNFPPFSTGETKPLRGPGRREIGHGALAERAIAAVIPSQEEFPYTIRAVSDVLSSNGSTSMGSVCGTTLALMDAGVPIHAPVAGVAMGLITGEGERNGKWAVLTDIQGIEDALGDMDFKVAGTADGVTALQMDIKVKGITYEIMAKALEQAREGRMYIMEKMLDTIDAPREELSEFAPRIQTIKINPDKIGAVIGPGGKMIRKIQEESGAKIDIEDDGSVNISANSGEAMQQAMDAVRALTEEVEVGRIYTGTVRRLVDFGAFVEILPGKEGLVRTSQLADYQVMRPEDVVSVGDEITVMVIEVDPQGRINLSRRAALSGEMPTASEMESDRGPSRGPSRGGMGRPGGGSYGGGRPREGSAPSRSSYGDRGGYNDRGGSGGGYNDRGGRSGGGYGDRGNSGYGGQRRPMGPGTTGPNRGPGGPRREGGFGQRPPERRW, from the coding sequence ATGATTCACCGTCAAGAAGCCGTCATCGGTGGCCGCGTCATGAGCATTGAGACCGGCCGCGTGGCGGAGCAAGCAAACGGAGCTGTTTTAGTACGCTATGGCGATACGGTTATCCTGGCCACAGCTGTTGGCAGCAACGAGCCTCGCGAAGGCATCGATTTTTTCCCATTAACTGTTGATGTAGAAGAGCGTATGTATGCCGCCGGAAAAATCCCCGGCGGGTTTATCAAACGAGAAGGGCGTGCCTCAGAACATGCCATTCTCGCCTGCCGCCTCGCAGACCGCCCTCTGCGCCCCTTGTTCCCCAAGGGTTATCGCAATGATGTGCAGATCGTAATTACCGTACTTTCTGCGGATCAAGAGAACGACCCCGATATTATGGGCATTGTTGGCGCGTCGGCGGCTCTCAGTGTATCGGATATCCCTTTCGCCGGGCCCGTGGGTGCCGTGCGCGTCGGCTATATCGATGACCACCTGGTAATCAATCCGCTGGAATCCCAGATGGAGCAGTCACGGCTAGACCTGGCGATTGCCGGTACGGCAGACGCGGTCATGATGGTCGAGGCCGGCGCCAAAGAGCTGCCTGAGGACCTGATGCTGGAAGCGGTACGCTTTGGCCAGGAGGCGCTGCAAGATATTATCAAGATGCAGGAGAAGTTGATGCAGGCGGTCAATGTCGCCAAGCGTCCATTTGAGGCTCCCCCAGTTGATGAAGCCTTGCAGGTAAAGGTGGCCGAGTTTGTACGCCCGCGTTTTGATGAAGCGGTCAACAACGCGAACAAAACGGCACGTTCCGCGGCACTCAACATCGTGCAGGACGAGTTGATCGCCACCCTGGGCGCCGAGTATCCTGATCGCTTGAAGGATATTATCGCTTTCTACGAAAAGGAACTGAAGGCCTACGTTCGCAATAATATTCTGGATCATGGCGTTCGCCCTGATGGGCGCGACCTGAAGACTATTCGTCCGATCAGTTGTGAAGTCGGGTTGCTGCCGCGCACGCACGGTTCGGCGATTTTCACACGCGGGCAGACGCAGGTCTTGAGCGTGGTAACGCTCGGCTCCCCAGGTGAAGAACAGGTGCTGGATGGCCTGGGCCTCGGCGAGAGCAAGCGCTTTATGCACCACTATAACTTCCCGCCGTTCTCAACCGGCGAAACCAAGCCTCTACGCGGGCCGGGCCGCCGCGAAATCGGGCATGGCGCTCTGGCGGAACGGGCCATCGCGGCTGTCATTCCCTCGCAGGAAGAATTCCCTTACACCATTCGCGCGGTCTCCGATGTACTATCTTCCAACGGTTCGACCTCGATGGGTTCAGTCTGCGGCACGACGCTGGCGCTGATGGATGCGGGCGTGCCTATTCACGCTCCGGTCGCCGGTGTCGCCATGGGTCTGATTACCGGCGAGGGCGAGCGCAATGGCAAATGGGCCGTGCTGACCGATATCCAGGGTATCGAGGATGCCCTGGGCGATATGGACTTCAAGGTAGCCGGTACCGCGGACGGCGTCACGGCCCTGCAGATGGACATCAAGGTCAAGGGGATCACCTACGAGATTATGGCGAAGGCTCTGGAGCAGGCGCGCGAAGGCCGCATGTACATCATGGAGAAGATGCTCGATACCATCGATGCTCCCCGTGAGGAACTCTCGGAGTTCGCGCCGCGCATCCAGACAATCAAGATCAATCCCGATAAGATTGGCGCTGTCATTGGACCGGGCGGAAAAATGATCCGCAAGATTCAAGAAGAGAGCGGAGCGAAGATCGATATCGAGGATGATGGCTCGGTCAATATCTCGGCTAATTCGGGTGAGGCGATGCAGCAGGCTATGGATGCCGTGCGCGCTTTGACCGAAGAGGTTGAGGTCGGTCGCATCTATACCGGCACAGTTCGCCGCCTGGTGGATTTCGGCGCTTTCGTGGAGATTCTGCCGGGCAAAGAAGGTCTGGTGCGCACCTCGCAGCTGGCTGACTACCAGGTGATGAGGCCGGAGGATGTTGTTTCGGTGGGCGATGAGATCACCGTCATGGTGATCGAAGTTGATCCGCAAGGACGCATCAATCTGTCTCGCCGCGCCGCTCTAAGCGGTGAGATGCCCACTGCTTCCGAAATGGAGAGTGATCGCGGCCCGAGTCGCGGCCCGAGTCGCGGCGGTATGGGACGGCCTGGCGGTGGCAGCTATGGCGGCGGACGCCCTCGTGAAGGGTCGGCCCCCAGCCGTAGTAGTTACGGAGACCGCGGTGGCTACAATGACCGCGGCGGCAGTGGCGGTGGCTATAATGATCGCGGCGGGCGCAGCGGAGGCGGCTACGGAGATCGCGGCAATAGCGGCTACGGTGGACAGCGTCGACCGATGGGCCCTGGCACCACCGGACCTAATCGTGGCCCCGGCGGTCCGCGCCGCGAAGGCGGCTTTGGTCAGCGTCCTCCTGAGCGCCGCTGGTAG
- a CDS encoding uracil-DNA glycosylase, with protein sequence MSSEEILKEIAAEVSTCANCDLCKARTRAVPGEGNPHAKIMFIGEGPGYQEDKQGRPFVGPAGQFLDELLKSIDLKRQDVFITNVVKCRPPENRDPHPQEIEACSDYLTRQIAAIKPQVIVTLGRHSMARFFGSEKISAIHGRARKVDGQLVIAMYHPAAGLHQASLKDTIRADFKKIPTIIAEAERLEAEGKMRAEPPKPKEEPPQQLSLF encoded by the coding sequence ATGTCGTCAGAGGAAATTCTGAAGGAGATCGCGGCGGAGGTCTCGACTTGTGCCAATTGCGATCTCTGCAAAGCCCGTACCAGGGCGGTACCCGGTGAGGGCAATCCCCACGCGAAAATCATGTTCATCGGCGAAGGCCCCGGTTATCAGGAAGACAAGCAAGGGCGCCCATTTGTCGGCCCCGCCGGTCAATTCCTGGACGAGCTACTCAAGAGTATTGATTTGAAGCGCCAGGACGTTTTTATCACCAACGTGGTAAAGTGCCGCCCGCCCGAAAATCGCGACCCCCATCCACAAGAGATTGAAGCCTGCAGCGATTATCTTACCCGGCAGATCGCCGCCATCAAACCGCAGGTGATCGTCACGCTTGGCCGTCATTCGATGGCGCGATTCTTCGGCAGTGAGAAGATCAGCGCTATTCACGGGCGCGCGCGCAAGGTCGATGGACAACTGGTCATCGCCATGTATCACCCGGCCGCCGGCCTGCACCAGGCCAGCCTGAAGGATACCATCCGCGCCGATTTTAAGAAAATCCCCACCATCATCGCCGAAGCCGAACGTTTAGAGGCCGAAGGCAAGATGAGGGCTGAACCTCCTAAGCCCAAAGAGGAACCACCGCAGCAGCTATCGCTGTTTTGA
- a CDS encoding alpha/beta fold hydrolase yields the protein MKVTGKLLTAGLVVGGTLGVLSVFNRITESQAGELDTALKGEERRYPWKYGDVFYQVRGNREAKPLLLIHGFGPGASSFEWRKNVDALSEQYRVYVLDLLGFGLSDRPSIDYTAETFTDLIGDFLREVIARPTVVVAHSLTCAYVIANAYRRPQLFERLVLVSPPTSLLEESLPGLLPGILKYALRTPVIGQSLYNILTSRRAIEGYFDRQGYHNPGLITDELVEYVYSSAHQSNSRFPAASLLSGNLHMDVYEPLARLQMPVMAIWGREDISPASEASAAFKRVNPRIETRVFDNASEQLQDEQAIKFNALVKEFAGAPVTQ from the coding sequence GTGAAAGTTACAGGCAAGTTGCTGACCGCCGGGCTGGTGGTTGGAGGAACCCTTGGTGTATTGTCCGTGTTCAATAGAATTACCGAGTCACAGGCAGGCGAACTCGATACAGCGTTGAAAGGCGAGGAGCGGCGCTATCCATGGAAATATGGAGACGTATTTTATCAGGTCAGGGGGAACCGCGAGGCAAAGCCGCTTTTGCTTATTCATGGTTTTGGTCCTGGCGCGTCCTCTTTTGAATGGCGCAAGAATGTCGACGCGCTCTCCGAGCAATACCGCGTCTACGTACTCGACCTGCTGGGCTTCGGTCTCTCTGACCGCCCATCGATTGACTATACCGCGGAGACCTTTACCGACCTGATCGGCGATTTCCTGCGCGAGGTCATTGCTCGCCCAACCGTGGTTGTTGCTCACAGCCTGACCTGCGCCTACGTTATCGCCAATGCGTATCGCCGCCCGCAGCTTTTCGAGCGGCTCGTACTTGTATCGCCGCCAACATCGTTACTAGAGGAGAGCCTGCCAGGGTTGCTGCCAGGCATTTTGAAGTATGCCTTGCGCACACCGGTTATCGGCCAGTCCCTTTATAACATCCTGACCTCGCGGCGAGCAATCGAGGGCTATTTTGATCGCCAGGGCTATCACAACCCGGGCTTGATTACCGATGAACTGGTAGAATACGTCTACAGCAGCGCGCATCAATCCAATAGCCGTTTCCCGGCGGCCTCGCTCTTGAGCGGCAACCTGCACATGGATGTTTACGAACCGCTGGCGCGTTTACAGATGCCGGTCATGGCGATCTGGGGACGCGAGGATATATCGCCCGCGTCCGAGGCAAGCGCGGCTTTCAAACGTGTCAATCCGCGCATCGAAACGCGCGTATTCGACAATGCGAGCGAGCAGCTCCAGGATGAGCAGGCCATCAAGTTCAATGCTCTAGTCAAAGAGTTCGCGGGGGCGCCTGTTACTCAATAA